The sequence ACAAAGGTGGTCGTGCATGGTcgtcatagctagctagctatattatactCTCAACTAGACTATGGCTACTCAATCACCCTCTTCACTGGCTGCAGTAGTCATTGGAGCTACTGGAGCCACTGGCAAATGTCTAGTACAGACTCTCCTAGCAGCTAAGGTAACAAAAATATGTTAGCCATGACTAGAGAGATGTTCTCATTAAActtctacatgtaccttcacAGGACAAGGTTGCCAAGGTCACAATCCTAGGTCGTAGAAAGCTGGAGTCAATTGAGGGTGTTGATGTGTCTCAAGAGGAGAGCGAAGGGAGACTCGTACAACATGTTCAAGGTACTAAAAGGTTGATACACATTTAATACACATTCAGTGACTGTTTACGGCTATCCACACAGATCTCGATGAGGTAACTGGTGAGAAAGTGAAAGAGTTGTGTACGGGAAGTCACGTGTTCTTTAACTGTCTCGGTTCCACAAGAGCAAAAGCTGGATCTGCTGTAAGAATTCAATAATTTAAACCCAAATTTAAAAACAAACTGTCCTGTAGGATGCATTCCGTCACATAGACTTGGAGATTCCAGTTCAACTGGCGAAGGCTGCTTGTGAAGCCGGTGTCCCTCACTGTAGTGTGGTCACGTCCCAAGGAGCCAACCCCAACAGCTGGTTCTTGTACACGCAAGTAAAGGGGCAGGTGGAGAATGAACTGAAAGGAGTGGGCTTCTCTTACACCACAGTCTTCAGGCCTGGTGTACTCCGGAGGAGCGGAGAGGAACCGAGATTTGGAGAAAAGCTTCTTTGTAAGTTCAACCCGTGCATGAGATTAGAATTTACAATGTAATTTGATCCACGGCAATTGTTTGACGTTGCACTTTATTTTAAATCAACATCTTACAGTAATGTTGATCAAGGGGATGCCAGTGAGTCTGCTAGCTGAGGCCATGTTCCACGATGCCTGGGACTATCATGGCAAGTCTACCAGCGAGGCGACTGCTAATTCAGCACTCTTCTATGACAGTGACATCAGGAGAATTTGCCAGGTGAGTAATATAGATTTAGAGtgtttctataataatatttttaAGTGCACGTAATTTTTGCCGTAAAGGTTttctgtataccgtatagcgggtatatttcgagggtatactataaactttcgcagattgaccgttagaaaggttttcgcggaatagcagcctttctgcagcatgcatgcatgtgattaaatgtgtgggtataaattaatgttcacGGTACATGCTTGATAGCGAAAaccgtgaacatttataccctcgaaatatacacgctatacagtacatgtatggagCTCTAACTATAGTTTTTTCTTGTGTTAATTTGGAATTTCAAGCGCTTGTGTATTATACGTGATTGATGTTTTTATACTCAGGAGAAGACGACACCTGCTGCTACGACTGAGTAAAGAACTTCATTAATAATCCATCATGacaataaatacatgtagactataaaaATGTATGTCTAGAATGTTTgcacagataattataattatcgtaaGAATTTTAATTGTCTTTTTTGTTCTGTTGTAACGTGTGTAACAATATACCAGCTGCTACTGCTACATTGAGAGAGTCAAAACCTTCTGAGAGTTCTCTGCATGGAGTCACAGTTAACATGGCTGAGCATGCCTTCTGTATATAGCCACGGAGTCCATAGCCTTCATTACCTGCATGATGAACAGTTGAAAGGGTTTTGAGTATAAAATTAGAGTGAGTACATTAAATTACTTTTACTGTACCAGGGTGTCAGACAGGATTTTGGAAGTAGAGGGGCATGCTTTTGATAGAAAtgaatgttgctaaaaaatgtcaactgttatttcaataccctgtaacattgccagctatggacactcagtcatacaactagtatatgtataattatacctaaaaGCAAATTTTTAATTAAGTGGGGGTAaattggagccagagggggatatcccctccccccctcgtATGACACCCTGTGTACATAGCTTATTAAAAAACATGTATAATCATATATAAATTAATGACCCCCCCAGTACTGTAATTATAGCCGTTcctagcctataattatttctggcgagaggttccactgtatataacaAGGCTCACCTAATGCAATGATAGTGGGCTCCTTGACCATGTACTGTGAGCATTGTATAACAGGTACTTCTTTGTTGTCGTCCATTTCATCTTCATGAATGGAGCTACAAGTTCCCAGTATCTTCCATCCTTCGTGACTAGCTTCAGATAAAAACTCGCCCATGTCCTGAACGGCAAATACTGGCAAGAGCTCCATAGCACCTGAACTAGCCTTGCTTACAGCCGGAGATAGTggacagctgtgtgtgtgggggggggggggggaggtgagGTGAGGAATAGTGTTATGTACTGTTTTGGTGCATTTTAAATTGCGACAGGAAGGCAAAACAGAGACAAGTTGCAGCATAGATACTGACCATTTTTTGGCTGTAGTGATCACTCGATCAACTCCAAGAAAATATGCACATCTCAAGATAGCTCCCAAATTCATCGGATCCTACATCACCACAGTAATAACACGAGCAAACAGATGAATCAGAGCTTACGTGCAACTCATCCAGTAATAGCCAAATTGGGTTCTCTGATCTCTTGGTAGCTGATCTAAACATTATAGAGGGAGACAATTACATGATTTCATTTGTACTGATTGTGATGATGAGCTTACACAATTTGCAGTCAGATGGTTCAATTTTCTTGAAGTGCAGAGGTGAAACATCCATCACCACACCctatatacataatttatataaatgTTAATAAGAAATTTGATAAAGGCACAGTCAGCCCTCCTTTTATGTTACAGCGGCCTGATTAATGAAAGAGGTCACCCTCTTCTGTATACATTGTCAAGCTAGGCACTCAGAGATCACAATGCAGTTACaaacacaattattatgaatacCTGATGTGGTTTCTTCCCAGACAGAGTCTCCATGGCACTCTTGTCAAGTCTCAAAATGTCCACTTTCCTTTTCTCAGCAACTTTCCAAACATTATCAAGAGCTGACCTATTCAGacaaacacacataattattactacaaaAGCGTCCCCTACATGTAACTGTTCCGAGCCAAATGTTCAGCTTGTTAATAACTGTAATAATCCCCCATCCTATTCCAAGTCAAAATATATTCAGCTTGTATAAAAGTGATGACATTTTATTAATTAACACCTCTTCATCACTCCCTTCTTTTCTGACACTCCAGGCTTGATATAGATCTTGTGGATCTTCCGTCTGTTAGCTTGTATGGCAGCCAGACAAGGGGAAACGCCGTACAAGAACTCTCCTCGACATCTAACTTCAACTGTCTGCAAAAAATAGTAAAAAATAAGTCGACTAGATCGGCCGGCTCTGTGATCTAGCACTGCAGCAGCTCAGGGAGATAATCAATTTACCTTGGAAGAAGTCTTTTTTGGAATCCTTGGCAGCCTAGAGCTGCTTGCTCTTGTAATGTAAGACCTGGCATAGTTTATAAGAGACCCCAGATCAGCAAAGCTTTGGAAGAACAAACTTTTCATTGTACCATGCACCATACCATTGAATGAGCCATGTGGGTAAGTAAGTAGTGTCTCGAATaccagccggttctcattgtaGCGTGGGAGGGAAAGAAAATAAGCATtccactagcctcgaatccaggccggttaaacggcctggtctcgaggctagatcTAGCATTCCACATTATCATTGCAATAGAACCAAGATGTCTGATTCTAGTCAATGCATTCGCGCACTCATTGTACAGCTTACCCCCTCTGCATTGTACTGACCCCATCTATACAGGGTAGATTGCAAATCCAGCTCATTTTCCCATTTCATAACTATAGGGATACACTGGAGTGCAAACCTCGCCGCATGCGCATGTTtaaaacacatacatgtaattatagcaGATTTGTGTAACTATTACTGTGAcctctgggatttgttctgaTCTGGACCTAATAATCGTCACATAAGAAAACTAGGTCTATGTGCATTCAATCTGGTAAGGTAAAGCGCGTCTATAATGGTCGACACACAAGAAAGCTAGACTTTAAGTTCGACCGTCCAGGCTCTGGTTTAGCCACTCCTGGATGTTGCTGAGGTATAAGACTGTGAGCCAACGTCCCTCAGCATCTGCCAAGACTCCACGACAAGTATCAAAGTCTACATACTTTTGCCTCGACGTCAACCACCACGAAAAATTTCGATAGGACCGTACCCGAACATAAACCTCGCTTTGCTTGGAATTATGTGGAGAGTCTCAATCACATATAAAAGGAGTTCAATCTCGGCATTAATTATTCTTTATGAAGTAAttctataaaaattatattataaagTGACACCTGAAGTTTTCGCAGTGGCTGAATGACAACTATATTAATGAGTGATGATCAGTGCACAACATAAAGAAGCttctgcatgtgtattaaaTAATTGTGCTTTGCAATGTCAAACTGATAACAACACTGTAGGCAATTTCATCACGATAATTACACTGGAACTGTCACTTTAGTTTAAAAGCTTTGCACTTCGACTTAATATTTTCAGAATTTTCACCGAATGCAGATGATCTTTCTCTTGGATCTTTTGGCAAAAGATCCAAATGTGTAATAGGACACATTTGTAATTCAGGATTAGCACTGAGGCATTCTTCTTTGGTAGGATCCATAGCAACAAAAGTTTTTGCAGAAGACTGATCCTCAAATACATCCGGCGGCCAGCTAATCCGTGAATATCTTGAAGAAGCGACTGATATTTGCGAATCTCGAATGCTTCCGCCATACCCACTGCTAGCACCGGATAAGTTTTTGTGCAAAGGTTTGTGTACTCTTGTGTCATATTTAAGGTCAACCATGGGTAATTGTCCTGTGTACAAGTATAACATTTGATAAATGAGGCTCGTTGTGTAACACCCGTTCATGCTCACACAAGCCGTTGCAGCTGCCACATCACATGATATAGTTTATTTAAAAAGCACAATACTATCAAAATGTTAGTACTTATATATGCGTATAAACTataatcgtatgatgtgctatactagtgactggagagtgtacagcaattaatctcGTATCACATCCAGTCCAGTagttgcacgtcgtcattgacaGCGGGCAATTACCTGTAAAGTAATTGCACGCTGACGACGCATTGTTTTTCGAATAACGGTCGTGGCTTAAAATTTAATAAAACTGCGGAGAACTTCATCATACATAATGAATAGTATGGTTATTCATATAATTTGTCTATGTGCACATGCATAGAAGTCCCGATTACAACTAGTATATACTAAACGTCAtgtttattgtatatataggagATAAGTATTTTTTTGTTCAAGATTacaaccgtatacctcgcttgcgcatgcgcaccgaggcataaatataccaattaataattataccatgcatgatgtATAATTGCTAAATAATGCGATCTTGCATGTGTAATTGCTAATTAAAACATTCTCACCGTTTTCAGGGGAATTATCCCTGCAGCTGTCTGTGAGACTTGAGCAGGGAGTGTAGTAGACAGATTCATCACTTGAATTGTCATTGTCCTTTTGCTCTTGATTTGATACTGATTCCTGGATGATCCCTTCTATGTTTTGTTCTAGTTGTTTGTCATTGTCCTTCTGTTCTTGATAAGATTCCGATTTAGCGTTCAAAACTTCCTCTTGAGTGATTGCTTTTAGTTTTTCCTCCAGTTGTAAAGCTACAGTCATTGAAAGAGGTTCCTTCATATCTTTGAGGATTTTTACAAGATAATGGAAACATTTGGTTCCCCCTCAATTCTATCTACGATAGTGTCTATAAGTTTTTGGGCTTTTTCGTCTTGTTGTGTTGACTTATTTCGAATAAAATCACGCACTTCAGTTGATATTTGGTCGTCAGCAAAAAAGTGGGAGCATATACCATTCGGATCTAATTTTGCACACTCTATTAATTCAAAAGTTAACTTGCGGGCAGCTCGGTACTCAGGAGGGGACTTCGATGACATAACTTCAACGATTAAGCTTTAGCAGTGTGGTATCTGGACCAATCACTACTGCATGAGCTTAATCTACTCTTATATAGGATAGAGTGTGTCTGGTTACAggagtagatctataatagcCTACTTGTATACTGACGTCTCTGGGGTAGCTATATAGAGCCTATATTCAATGAATCTTTCTTTGTGCAGTTTATCGTCTATCTATACTGAGTACTAATATAGAGGGTATAATCATAATACCTTTCTGCTATAACTAGGCATACATTGTAGTTAACATGGAtcacatgcagctgcatgcatgcatgcgaaaTCCATGTGAGTCCTCGCTCTTTTTTACGTACCTTAGTTACATTCACTgacaggtatatataatatcaCTATTTCATAACATTATTGCTAGTACACATCATGCAGTTTCTATGGGAATGCAACAATCGAGATGCAGCTACAAGCCTTCAACTATACACTATAACTGCCCCACGACTATTTTTATATGCACTAAtcaagtatacatgcagtgaactGTCTATCAAAATCAGAGCTCATTTGAAACTACTCAACTGATTTTGGAACAAACACCATGGAGAGAAACACAGTAGTCAAAGGACACCATATAAAGGTTAATACCTACAGTATTACCCATGCATGTAGATATGCACCACACTATACAATTAAGTTTCCCATAATTTTATGCACTGGgtcctataataatttatagtggAAACTGCATGATTGAAGAATGAAATGGAAGTTTAAACttatattgtgtgtgcatgaagaGCAAAAATGAAAAACATTGACGGTGCAAATGGCTATGCCTTGAGCACATGTTGCTTTGCTCACAAAGTAGTAGTAAATATGTTAAGAAAGAGGTGTTTAAATTGAAATGTACACTGAGTCACTACCCAGCTGCCGTACGTTGCAAAgtcacataattacattgaaTGCTCGAAATTACCTATAAATTACAAAGTGACACGTGAGGCTGTCGCACTGACAATAACTGATATAGAGAATATAAATAAATGAGCTTCTGTACAATAACAACTACTGTGCATAATATGCAATTGTATAACTATAAATCACACTGGAAGGGTCAGGTCAATTCATGTGCTTCAAATAAGCTTTAAGCCTTGACTTCTCAATTTTTTCAGTTTCTTCTGTTCTTCCCTTGTCTTTAGTACGATAAAATGCAGATGACCGCCCCCTCATATGATTTGTATCTGTACCAAGACAAATTGGTGATTCAGGCTTAGCACCGAGGTGTTCTTCTTTGGTATGATCCTTAGCCATAGGCGACTCAACACAATAGCAAGATGATTCTTCAGGAATGACTGAAGTTGAGTAAGTGCTTATCAATGAACCCCTTGAACTTGTGGCTGATATTTTTGAATCTCGATTGCTTCCATACCCACTGCTGCCAGTGCTGGTATTGGATCCTTTTTTGCTTACAGGGCTATGTGTTTTCAAAGCGATTGGCTCAGCAACTGTTACACCTGTGGTCAGACTCGTAAGGTTTGTTCCTGAGTCATTGTTATGGTCAGCAGTTGCTGCATACGTCACTGCAGCTGTGTATACATTGGGTACATATTGACTGTATAAGCAACACAATACATTACCATTCTTGTGACAATGCTGCCTATAATAAGTGATACTGTATAATCTATCCACATAGTTGTAAATAATGTTGGCTGCAAGGCAGCAAACATTTTGCGTGTGCTCCAGCAAGGCAGCTACAATCATCTATACCTATACTTAAAgggattgcatgcatgtatacctctCGATGCAGGCTTCCTGCCAAGAGTGTACGTAATGTCGAGCACGCTATAAGAGATAGCATTTGCACAAACAGTCTAAATGCTGCTAAATCATGACAGTATAGTAACCTTTCTCACTTTTATCGTGCGAGTTTTCGCTGTCTGTGAggtgagagtgggtggagtggtaAGAAGATTCTCGGCTTAAGTTACCATCGTCCTCCTTTAGTTCTTGATTAGGTGAAACAGATAATGACTTCGACAAATCTTCACGAGTAAATGATTCGAAGTTCTTTTCTAATTGTACAACTACGGTGGTTAAAATGGGTCCTCCACCTGCACCTTCATCTTTTAGAATTTTCATGAAACCATGGAAAACATTCGGTTCCACACCAATTTGATCTATAATAGTGTCTATAAGTTTCCGTGCTTTATCCATTTCTTGCTGTGACTTATCTCGAATAAATTTTCGTACATCAGTTGATATGTACTTAGCACCAAAAAAAAGGTCACAGAGTCTACCTGGCTCAAGGCTTGCATATTCAATCAAATTAACATATGATTTAAGTGTAGCTTGGTACTCAGGAGAGGACTTTGACGCCATATCACTTCAATGACCGAGTTTTAATAATAGCTTACCGTTATGGTCTCTCCCAGTCAATTTTATGGAAGACTTGGAAACACTGACTGGAGTGTAGTATATTTAGTAATCTATACAGACTTATTAAATAGCTATACTGATCTGCTCTCAAGATTGAATATctgattacatgcatgcagggttcATATTCTCACTTGTTATGAAGTGTTATGCTGACATCAATGGAGAGAAATTTTTCTTTGTGCTCTCTGGTATAGTTGATCTACATTGCATTACACCTGCTATAACTTGAGTATACTAATATAGCACAATCTCCATACCCTATTCGACTCAGCTTGATCTATAAGGTGCATGtgcatacactgcatgtacatgtggtaCATGCAGAAAAGCTCACTAACTTAGTGATTCACTGTCTTTCTTCATTGAACTCACACATGCAGGCTCGCTTGAACTTCaccatcattattataattatgctatgtGAAATGAGGGCTCTATTACTTGCTGTAAATGTACACATTCAGCATCAGCACTCAATTCAACACatcgacatgcatgcagtcaatgaATTCATCGAACTATAGCTGTTTAAGACACTAAACGAAATAAAGAATTTGGCATTTACAATGATTGAGTCAGCAAGCAAAcattttattattatagctataaaatCTCATGATTCATATTAGGTAGGGTTAGGGTGTACTTTAATTACTCCGAGATTCTGACATCACATTATTTAGGAGGGCTCACTGCTGCATCATCGATGGTGACTCTGACGTGACCTTTTCTGTCCAGTGACATAGTCATCAGAGGAATGTCAGACCCCTTCCTGCTCTCGACACACACTCCACTAGATGGAGAGGAAGACTGGTCTTCTTGTATCTGCATGTGTGATGCCacaaacacataataattataatggtccAGTCTACTTTTTTGTGTGAAATTGATCAACTTTAATTTTCGGAACCCATTAAGTTGAACTCTGAACGTTCCAATTCATACTTCATAGCTCTATATCCGGGAGCTCAATCACGAAGTAAGGCTATCTCAAAGACTAGATTAACATTACTATGTTGTTTTTTTGCTGAATATCGATTTGCATCATTTAGTAGCCGTACAACATTAAACTGACCTGATAACGCCTTATTGCTCGTTGAAGGGTAGCAATTTTTGTTTCCAGCTGCGAGATCTTTGTCGAGTCCTTGCTC comes from Halichondria panicea chromosome 7, odHalPani1.1, whole genome shotgun sequence and encodes:
- the LOC135338394 gene encoding rRNA methyltransferase 1, mitochondrial-like, which gives rise to MVHGTMKSLFFQSFADLGSLINYARSYITRASSSRLPRIPKKTSSKTVEVRCRGEFLYGVSPCLAAIQANRRKIHKIYIKPGVSEKKGVMKRSALDNVWKVAEKRKVDILRLDKSAMETLSGKKPHQGVVMDVSPLHFKKIEPSDCKLSATKRSENPIWLLLDELHDPMNLGAILRCAYFLGVDRVITTAKKCCPLSPAVSKASSGAMELLPVFAVQDMGEFLSEASHEGWKILGTCSSIHEDEMDDNKEVPVIQCSQYMVKEPTIIALGNEGYGLRGYIQKACSAMLTVTPCRELSEGFDSLNVAVAAGILLHTLQQNKKDN